From the genome of Lutra lutra chromosome 8, mLutLut1.2, whole genome shotgun sequence:
gactagTCAGCTCCAGCAGCACAACAGGGCAGGTAACCTACCCCCCTATGCCAACCACCTGTGCCCCAGGGCCAGAGGTTCACCCCTAGGCAAGACCAGAACAGGCTGGTGCGAGTTCCCAGACACCAGCACCCTGGACCCTATAAGCAAAACCTCAGAGCCCATTCTAGGAGAAAAGGAGGTACCACACCCCCAGGCTGTCTTCCTCTTTGAGgaacccctccccttcccagtcaGCTCCATGCAGAAACATGCTAGGAGGAAGTCAGATGGTAGTAGGGGAAGGACAGGGGCTAGAGAGCAGAGGTTGGGCAGAAAAACACTGGGGAGGGGGCAACTAgagaaggggaggctgggaggagccGTACCCGCCCCATGGGCCCGTCACCCCGACAGGATATGCCTCACAAACGCTGCAGGAAGGAAGAGACATTCATGGTGAAGACAAGACACAGACGTGGGGTGAAGGGGTCAGGTGATGGAGGAACAGACATTCCCTTTGATGTCCCATTCCCGCCTCCCAACCCCCTTTACACATTACCCCTTCCTTTCCTGTCATGTTCCCATGGCCTCCCactcctgggctgggctgggccctgccctgccccttgcCTCCAGGTTCTTTTTGTagcccagggacagggagagccCCAAACGCTGGGGGTGACCTGCCTAGACAACTTCGTCCACGAGAGCCCCAATTCATCCCTCACCTTCATAGTTGATACAACCGTTGCTGTCCTCGTGCCCTGCCACCAGCATCTCTACTTCTTCCTCGGTCATCTTCTCGcctgtagagagagaaaaaatgcattttgggaACTGGGTGGCAGGCATGAATCAGGTGGACTGCCACTCTAGGAGCCAGGGTAGAGTCTTACCCAGGGTGACAAGAACATGCCGGATTTCAGCACCCATGACGGTGCCATTCCCCTCCTTGTCAAACACCCGAAGGCCTTCAACATAGTCCTCATAGGTGCCCTGGTCCTTGTTCTTGGCCACAGTCTGCAGCATGGGCAGGAAGTGTTCAAAGTCCAGCACCTTCACATTCATCTCTGCcataaaggaggcagaagaaaagtcaCACAGGTTCTTGGGACTGAGGACATAACAGGGACCACGAGTGAGGAGGCTGTCACTCAAAGCAGGAGAAATCTGTTGGGTTTGCTGAGATAAACCCGCCTGAGTTCTGGGCCTATGCAGATAAAGGGAAGCTCTCAGCTGAAGAGCTGTAGGCCCATCACCACACTGAGAAATTGTCCACAAGGACCCTCACCATCACTCTTGGGGTTCCCCAGGACCTTGAGCACCTCGGCGTTGGTGGGGTTCTGGCCCAGGGCCCTCATCACGTCCCCACACTGGCTGTACAGGATCTTGCCATCCCCTGTTCGGTCAAACAGCTGAAAGGCCTCCTTGAACTCTGAAGATTCAGATATACATCAGCACTGAGCATATGGGGGGTTAACCCAAACCCCCCCCCTCACAACCCCTTCTGCCCATTCAACTTCGATCATGCTGAGGAAACCAGGTATTTGTACCACTGT
Proteins encoded in this window:
- the MYL6 gene encoding myosin light polypeptide 6 isoform X3, with product MRALGQNPTNAEVLKVLGNPKSDEMNVKVLDFEHFLPMLQTVAKNKDQGTYEDYVEGLRVFDKEGNGTVMGAEIRHVLVTLGEKMTEEEVEMLVAGHEDSNGCINYEELVRMVLNG
- the MYL6 gene encoding myosin light polypeptide 6 isoform X2, whose translation is MCDFTEDQTAEFKEAFQLFDRTGDGKILYSQCGDVMRALGQNPTNAEVLKVLGNPKSDEMNVKVLDFEHFLPMLQTVAKNKDQGTYEDYVEGLRVFDKEGNGTVMGAEIRHVLVTLGEKMTEEEVEMLVAGHEDSNGCINYEAFVRHILSG
- the MYL6 gene encoding myosin light polypeptide 6 isoform X1 — protein: MCDFTEDQTAEFKEAFQLFDRTGDGKILYSQCGDVMRALGQNPTNAEVLKVLGNPKSDEMNVKVLDFEHFLPMLQTVAKNKDQGTYEDYVEGLRVFDKEGNGTVMGAEIRHVLVTLGEKMTEEEVEMLVAGHEDSNGCINYEELVRMVLNG